A section of the Clostridium felsineum DSM 794 genome encodes:
- a CDS encoding amino acid adenylation domain-containing protein, giving the protein MSKYLLQDYLINSANMYPDRVAIKYKEKEVTYKQLMYNSLCVANMLKTLKVSDCEPVGIYMEKSDLTIAAMQGILIRKSNYVMLDSVTSPVKRIIDIIKHSGVKYIISNVRQLQKITSDTKCDKEYLKNIVIISTDAGYEEYEKYFENIIPLSFCGEVYLKDVEKRAINQDTAYVLYTSGSTGIPKGVVLSHLNAITFVDWCVDYFKPTVEDRFISEAPFHFDLSVFDIYVPLAIGATLVIVDEIVQRNPLQLIKYLQEEKITFIYSVPSLWIAFIKYGKIKKGDFPDLKSILFAGEVFPPKYLKTAMEYVPNAGFYNLYGLIETNVFTYYKVESADDIKDVPVPIGIACENSEAIIISDDGKEVTETGVEGELCAKGSIIMKGYHNNEELNKKSFIVSPCKRHGGALLFKTGDIVKYNEKKEIVFVGRSGSMVKRNGFRIELPEIEMAIYTFPYVEEAAVVDVENKEGKLCICAGILVNKADDISIVNLKHHLVKKIPSYMVPDYFAVFESFNRSVNGKIDRQYLKKYFIDEISKEEGK; this is encoded by the coding sequence ATGAGTAAATATTTATTACAAGATTATTTAATTAATTCGGCTAACATGTATCCAGATAGAGTAGCCATTAAGTATAAGGAAAAAGAAGTAACATATAAGCAATTAATGTATAACAGTTTATGTGTAGCAAATATGTTGAAAACATTAAAAGTTTCAGACTGTGAACCTGTAGGAATATACATGGAAAAATCAGATTTAACTATTGCTGCTATGCAAGGTATATTAATAAGAAAAAGTAACTATGTCATGTTAGATAGTGTTACTTCTCCAGTAAAAAGAATCATCGATATAATAAAGCATAGTGGAGTTAAATATATAATATCTAATGTTAGGCAATTACAAAAAATAACTAGTGATACTAAATGTGATAAAGAGTATCTAAAAAATATTGTTATTATAAGTACCGATGCAGGCTATGAGGAGTATGAAAAGTATTTTGAAAATATTATTCCACTTAGTTTTTGTGGAGAAGTTTATTTGAAAGATGTAGAAAAAAGAGCAATAAATCAAGATACAGCCTATGTACTATATACATCAGGTTCAACAGGTATACCTAAAGGAGTAGTTTTAAGCCATCTAAATGCAATTACATTTGTTGATTGGTGTGTAGATTATTTTAAGCCTACAGTGGAAGATAGATTCATAAGTGAAGCACCATTTCATTTTGACTTATCTGTTTTTGATATTTATGTTCCGCTTGCAATTGGTGCTACATTAGTTATTGTTGATGAAATAGTACAAAGAAACCCACTCCAGTTAATTAAGTATTTACAAGAAGAAAAGATAACATTTATATATTCTGTTCCTTCACTATGGATAGCATTTATTAAATATGGAAAAATTAAGAAGGGTGATTTCCCAGATTTAAAAAGTATCTTATTTGCAGGAGAAGTATTTCCACCAAAATATTTGAAAACAGCTATGGAATATGTTCCTAATGCGGGATTCTATAATTTGTATGGACTTATTGAAACTAATGTTTTTACGTATTATAAAGTGGAGAGTGCAGATGATATAAAAGATGTACCAGTTCCAATTGGTATAGCATGTGAAAATAGTGAGGCTATCATTATTAGTGATGATGGTAAAGAGGTCACGGAAACTGGTGTTGAGGGTGAGTTATGCGCAAAAGGTTCCATTATTATGAAGGGATATCATAATAATGAAGAACTTAATAAAAAGTCATTTATTGTAAGCCCTTGTAAAAGACATGGAGGAGCACTTTTATTTAAAACAGGCGATATTGTTAAATATAATGAGAAAAAGGAAATCGTTTTTGTTGGTAGAAGCGGAAGTATGGTAAAAAGAAATGGTTTTAGAATAGAATTACCAGAAATAGAGATGGCTATATATACTTTCCCTTATGTGGAAGAAGCAGCAGTTGTAGATGTTGAAAATAAAGAAGGAAAGTTATGTATTTGTGCAGGAATATTAGTTAATAAAGCTGATGATATTTCTATTGTAAATCTTAAGCATCATTTAGTTAAAAAGATACCTTCTTATATGGTGCCAGATTATTTTGCTGTTTTTGAATCTTTTAATAGAAGTGTTAATGGTAAGATAGATAGACAATATTTGAAGAAATATTTTATAGATGAAATTAGTAAGGAAGAGGGGAAATAA
- a CDS encoding phosphopantetheine-binding protein: protein MEKKIIELVKEVTHISESELDRNVNIFNSDIVSSLSLLELVSKIEKAYNIVILPEELIPNNFETIGSIIDFVQKKVA, encoded by the coding sequence ATGGAAAAGAAAATTATTGAATTAGTAAAAGAAGTTACACATATTTCAGAGAGCGAATTAGATAGAAATGTTAATATTTTTAATTCAGATATAGTAAGTTCTTTAAGTTTGTTAGAGTTAGTTTCTAAAATTGAGAAAGCATATAATATTGTTATTTTGCCAGAAGAATTAATACCAAATAACTTTGAAACAATTGGTAGTATTATTGATTTTGTACAAAAGAAGGTAGCATAG
- the hemN gene encoding oxygen-independent coproporphyrinogen III oxidase, whose amino-acid sequence MKNENEEIHYLCQKYDAYNFPLYFSYPVDSYWKRDRLDNEKYFELSKIEDADLYVHFPYCKKICYYCCCDKLCTTNPEEIDSYLEYFDRELELKFDKTKKIKITSMHWGGGTPTYMSNDQIKHMMTSIKKYFEILPGAHINLEAYPDEELITDEKMQLLYDLGFRSISFGIQDFNERVQKAINRWCTQDVARRIIDKVKNFGFEVHVDLCYGLPYQGISEFEDTLKIIKSLSPDKVVIYAYAHYPYLYPLQKNIPLMSLPNSYMKIMMMNVAKEILEDEYIIYGLDTFVKKDGRMKHWEKENVVRNFMGASSNKDSHLIGIGMSAISMIDGVYFKNHTDMKKYKEDLDNKVIPTEKYHFMTDEDKLRHYIIQKQILSDFSINTKAVEQLFNVDFKEHFEKELEILKKLQDEGLVENYDGEEIKITKYGKYFVRLIAYVFDAYYANKEKMLKL is encoded by the coding sequence ATGAAAAATGAGAATGAAGAAATACATTATTTATGTCAAAAATATGATGCGTATAATTTTCCATTATATTTCAGCTATCCAGTTGATAGTTATTGGAAAAGAGATAGATTGGACAATGAAAAGTATTTTGAATTAAGTAAAATAGAAGATGCAGATTTATATGTACATTTTCCGTATTGTAAAAAGATTTGTTATTACTGTTGTTGTGACAAGTTATGTACTACTAACCCAGAAGAAATAGATAGTTATTTAGAATATTTTGATAGAGAGCTTGAATTAAAATTTGATAAAACAAAAAAAATTAAAATAACATCTATGCATTGGGGAGGCGGTACTCCAACATATATGTCAAACGATCAGATAAAGCATATGATGACTAGTATAAAAAAATACTTTGAGATTTTACCAGGAGCACATATAAACCTTGAAGCATATCCAGATGAAGAATTAATTACTGATGAAAAAATGCAATTATTATATGATTTAGGGTTCAGAAGTATAAGCTTTGGAATCCAAGATTTTAATGAAAGAGTTCAAAAAGCTATTAATCGTTGGTGTACTCAAGACGTTGCAAGAAGAATTATTGACAAGGTAAAGAATTTTGGATTTGAGGTACATGTTGATTTATGCTATGGATTACCATATCAAGGAATAAGTGAATTTGAAGATACATTAAAAATTATCAAGAGTTTATCTCCAGATAAAGTTGTTATATATGCATATGCACATTACCCATATTTATATCCACTTCAAAAGAATATTCCGTTGATGAGTTTACCGAATTCATATATGAAAATAATGATGATGAATGTAGCAAAAGAAATATTAGAGGATGAATATATTATTTATGGACTAGATACATTTGTAAAAAAAGATGGCAGAATGAAGCATTGGGAAAAGGAAAATGTAGTACGTAATTTTATGGGAGCAAGTTCTAATAAAGATAGTCACTTAATTGGAATTGGTATGAGTGCTATTAGTATGATAGACGGTGTTTATTTTAAAAATCATACAGATATGAAAAAGTATAAGGAAGACTTAGATAATAAAGTAATCCCTACAGAAAAATATCATTTTATGACAGATGAAGATAAGTTGAGACATTATATAATTCAGAAACAGATATTAAGTGATTTTTCTATAAATACAAAGGCTGTAGAGCAATTATTTAATGTAGATTTTAAAGAACATTTTGAAAAAGAACTAGAGATACTAAAAAAACTTCAAGATGAAGGCTTAGTTGAAAATTATGATGGAGAAGAAATAAAGATAACAAAGTATGGTAAATATTTTGTTAGATTAATTGCATATGTTTTTGATGCTTATTATGCAAATAAAGAAAAAATGCTTAAATTATAA
- a CDS encoding acyl-CoA dehydrogenase family protein: MNIKLSEEQQVLCDAIKDTCEKYLNKDVFEEDEKEVFNRQKWSKLGELGIFSLPFEEELGGLNVDAVTTTLAIYTLARYCKDEGLVFSVVAQLSATQIPLWIHGTEEQKKKYLMPIITGEKIGASVISEPEAGSDASGMEAKIRKTDKTFILDGTKTFATLSPVSDILLVYAKHPNGIKMLDISALIMEKGEYEIGQVFQKSGLRTSPMGEVVLSNSEIPLDRLVGSERRAMSIFMDAMMWEKLLMGAYHVGAMEQQYYDVYNYAKQREQFGKPIIEFENIYNMLVNMRMRVETGKLMMFDVSKGFGKNQGDKYGAAMLKLHTAESKLKNSLEAAEIMGTYGFLKESNVEKQVRDSLASGIYSGTNQMQRRILYNKLGD, translated from the coding sequence TTGAATATTAAGTTGAGCGAAGAGCAGCAAGTATTATGTGATGCAATAAAGGATACTTGTGAAAAGTATTTGAATAAGGACGTTTTTGAAGAAGATGAAAAGGAAGTTTTTAATAGGCAAAAGTGGTCTAAGTTAGGTGAACTAGGTATATTTTCATTGCCATTTGAAGAAGAATTGGGTGGATTAAATGTAGATGCTGTAACAACTACTTTAGCTATATATACTTTAGCTAGATATTGTAAAGATGAAGGATTAGTTTTTTCTGTAGTTGCTCAATTATCAGCTACTCAAATTCCATTATGGATACATGGTACAGAAGAGCAGAAGAAAAAATATTTGATGCCAATTATAACGGGTGAAAAAATAGGTGCAAGTGTTATTTCTGAGCCTGAGGCAGGTTCTGATGCATCAGGTATGGAAGCTAAAATTAGAAAAACTGATAAAACGTTTATATTAGATGGAACTAAGACCTTTGCAACATTATCACCAGTTTCAGATATATTACTTGTATATGCAAAGCATCCTAATGGTATTAAGATGTTAGACATTTCTGCTCTTATTATGGAAAAAGGTGAATATGAGATTGGACAAGTATTCCAAAAATCAGGTCTTAGAACAAGCCCAATGGGAGAAGTGGTGCTTAGTAATTCTGAAATACCATTAGATAGACTAGTAGGATCAGAAAGAAGAGCGATGAGCATTTTTATGGATGCTATGATGTGGGAAAAGTTGCTTATGGGGGCATACCATGTAGGTGCTATGGAACAACAGTATTATGATGTATATAACTATGCGAAGCAAAGAGAGCAGTTTGGTAAACCAATAATTGAGTTCGAGAATATTTATAATATGCTCGTAAATATGAGAATGCGTGTTGAAACAGGTAAATTAATGATGTTTGATGTTTCTAAAGGATTTGGTAAAAACCAAGGTGATAAATATGGAGCAGCAATGCTTAAGCTTCATACAGCAGAATCAAAATTAAAAAACAGTTTAGAAGCTGCTGAGATTATGGGAACTTATGGATTCTTGAAAGAAAGTAATGTTGAGAAGCAAGTAAGAGATTCATTAGCATCAGGTATATATTCAGGAACAAATCAAATGCAAAGAAGAATTTTGTATAACAAATTAGGTGATTAA